A single genomic interval of Cucumis sativus cultivar 9930 chromosome 5, Cucumber_9930_V3, whole genome shotgun sequence harbors:
- the LOC101208926 gene encoding DEAD-box ATP-dependent RNA helicase 22, giving the protein MLLYRSVSALHLERLTLSSKLLFSLKNSNLLVPNSCSIRIGLVCLRQACSRQSRAVGTVAASAASTAADGIGKDTFYAAEGVSWTSLGVSDTVSRALGSVGMQRPSLIQAACVPSIMSGNDVVIAAETGSGKTHGYLVPLINKICCEHGEDKLTDGDHDLPSLNKLSLVLCPNVMLCEQVVQMANALCDEHGKSILRVAAICGRQGWPVHKPDIVVSTPAALLNYIEPNRSRRSAFLRAVKHVVFDEADMLLVGSFQNKVIRLINLLRFEEKLLSRSKEFPEKLMGLEADPLSQLIVQDEDDLQTETSSEGEGEGEGEGEEEGEGEESYNEVESNSIQDDTECVSGKVNDWRRIRKSYKRSKQYIFVAATLPVNGKKTAGAVLRKMFPDASWVSGKYLHCHNPRLEQRWVEVTTDNQVDELIKAVNQSKSQLRVPDDGVIRTMVFANTVETVEAVANILLGAGKECFRYHKDRSLEERSKILADFRVEGGVFVCTDAAARGVDIPNVSHVIQADFATSAVDFLHRIGRTGRAGQHGLVTSLYTKANRDLVSAVRRAENLSQPVEAAFSRKRSFRNKLKKQGSANSKESVMA; this is encoded by the exons ATGCTTCTGTATCGCTCCGTTTCTGCGCTCCATCTAGAGAGACTAACGTTATCGTCTAAGTTGCTTTTCTCATTAAAAAATTCTAACTTGTTGGTCCCCAATTCATGTTCTATCCGAATTGGGTTGGTTTGTTTGAGACAAGCCTGCTCTAGGCAATCAAGGGCTGTTGGGACTGTTGCTGCTTCTGCTGCATCAACTGCTGCTGATGGAATTGGAAAGGATACTTTTTATGCGGCAGAAGGTGTTTCTTGGACATCACTTGGTGTCTCTGATACTGTTTCTCGAGCTCTCGGTAGTGTCGGAATGCAGAGGCCATCTTTGATTCAG GCTGCTTGCGTTCCCTCTATAATGTCAGGAAACGATGTGGTCATTGCAGCCGAAACTGGTAGCGGTAAAACGCATGGTTATCTTGTGCCCCTAATTAATAAGATATGCTGTGAACATGGTGAGGACAAGTTGACTGATGGAGACCATGACTTGCCTTCATTGAATAAGCTTTCTCTCGTTCTTTGTCCAAATGTAATGCTGTGTGAACAAGTGGTTCAAATGGCTAATGCCCTTTGCGATGAACATGGAAAATCGATTCTCAGAGTTGCAGCTATTTGTGGAAGACAG GGTTGGCCAGTTCACAAGCCGGATATTGTTGTATCAACTCCAGCAGCTCTTCTTAACTATATTGAACCAAACAGGAGTCGGCGTTCGGCTTTTCTTCGTGCTGTGAAGCACGTG GTTTTTGATGAAGCAGATATGCTTCTTGTTGGCAGTTTTCAGAATAAGGTCATTCGTCTTATAAACTTGCTCCGGTTTGAAGAAAAGCTATTGTCGCGTTCAAAAGAATTTCCAGAGAAGCTCATGGGATTAGAAGCTGACCCATTATCCCAGCTTATTGTACAGGATGAGGATGACCTACAAACTGAAACCTCCTCTGAAGGGGAAGGGGAAGGGGAAGGGGAAGGGGAAGAGGAAGGGGAAGGTGAAGAAAGTTATAACGAAGTTGAGTCTAACAGTATACAGGATGACACTGAATGTGTGTCTGGGAAAGTTAACGACTGGAGAAGAATACGAAAAAGTTACAAACGTAGTAAACAATACATTTTTGTTGCTGCAACTCTTCCTGTGAATGGGAAAAAGACTGCTGGTGCTGTGCTGCGGAAAATGTTCCCAGATGCTAGTTGGGTTAGTGGGAAATACCTACACTGCCACAATCCCAG ATTGGAGCAGAGGTGGGTCGAAGTGACCACTGATAACCAGGTGGATGAACTCATCAAGGCGGTGAATCAATCTAAATCTCAACTTAGGGTTCCTGATGACGGTGTTATCCGAACCATGGTGTTTGCAAACACAGTTGAAACTGTTGAAGCAGTGGCCAATATATTGTTGGGAGCAGGTAAAGAATGTTTTCGTTACCACAAAGATCGCAGTTTGGAGGAGCGGTCGAAAATCTTGGCTGATTTCAGAGTGGAAGGTGGCGTTTTTGTATGCACTGATGCTGCTGCCAGGGGAGTAGATATTCCGAATGTATCCCATGTTATTCAG GCAGACTTTGCTACTTCTGCTGTGGATTTTTTACATAGAATTGGTAGAACAGGTAGGGCTGGTCAACATGGACTTGTTACTAGCCTGTACACTAAAGCTAACCGTGATCTCGTTTCAGCAGTTCGACGTGCAGAAAACTTATCCCAACCTGTG GAGGCAGCATTTAGCAGGAAACGAAGCTTCCGAAACAAGCTCAAGAAACAAG GTTCTGCAAACTCAAAAGAGAGCGTTATGGCATGA